The Toxorhynchites rutilus septentrionalis strain SRP chromosome 3, ASM2978413v1, whole genome shotgun sequence genome includes a region encoding these proteins:
- the LOC129780253 gene encoding uncharacterized protein K02A2.6-like gives MIRTLGLQLQAFDYGSFTDDVGIEWRKWLRSFEAMMRASRIDDEDWKKDLLLHYARPSVQLLFDTLPELPEKEMRGPLFNTERYIPNMTSYEEAKVKLNEFFLPKENSTYERHLLRQMQQKVGESIDAFTIRLRVQAERCGFGDRLDENIKDQIIQNCQLAALRRELLKRGDVSLEEVLDTAKIFETVAQQEKSFANGDGMKTPVNDVNKVDLTPSLGKRMRFADPSQFECHRCGFVGHLAKDDSCPARGKTCNKCLVKNHFAKKCRTRQPIKPKSYPKSERTGRILTANPRTSKDEDSHTVKHIAEDLVDGIAEYVFNVTSCDGNGEMRCEIGGVPVFAVIDSGSKYNMLSQSNWEQLKINKVVVSNQRRESLMEFKAYGGQSLPLIGAFNAILKVGSVNTMAEFYVVKGNGKILIGRDTATSMGVLRISAPVNEVEANRCSKLGTIKDVIVDIPIRTDVTPVVQPYHRIPVALEKLVDKKIDELLHKGIIEQVNEPAKWVSPVVVVPKGDGSDVRICVDMRRANEAVERENHPLPTIEDFLPHLAKAKVFSRLDVESAFHQIEISRSSREITTFITNRGLFRYTRLMFGINCAPELFQKTMEQILSGCDGCVVFIDDVMVFGANQAEHDLRLEKVRQRLQERNVALNEGKCVYDVPEIKFLCHVLSVDGIKPDTDKLEGIRNFREPKTGEEVRSFLGLVNYLGKFIPDLATLTFPLRQLTKQKQPFVWGCAQQEAFVKLKDYMICPTTLGYFDVDDRTQLVADASPVGLRAVLIQINRQGARIIAYASKSLSDVEKRYAQIEKEALALVWAVEHFHFYLYGRSFELITDHKPLEAIFSPKSKPCARIQRWVVRLQAYKAKVIYRPGKTNIADPLSRLAIKDNVSGKTFDECAESYVHWVASNAMPVALKITEIEQASESDKSIQSVKDGLEQNVWSEDANPYKIFATELCFAGNILLRGTRIVIPEALRLRVLDLAHEGHPGITIMKQRLRAKVWWPKLDTQVERYVKNCRGCMLVAAPPAPEPIKRRELPSGPWQHIAIDFLEPLPSGHHLLIIVDYFSRYIEIEIFTKTADSSETIKRLDPIFARFGFPFSITSDNGRQFSSGEFQKYCDGHGIELITTTSYWQQQNGEVERQNRSILKRLSICDERQLDR, from the exons ATGATTCGCACTTTGGGCCTGCAGCTGCAAGCGTTCGATTATGGATCGTTCACCGATGATGTCGGTATCGAGTGGCGAAAGTGGCTACGATCGTTCGAAGCGATGATGCGAGCCAGCCGTATAGACGACGAAGATTGGAAGAAGGACTTACTGCTGCACTATGCGAGACCCAGTGTTCAATTGTTGTTCGACACCTTACCGGAGCTACCAGAAAAGGAAATGCGTGGTCCATTGTTCAACACGGAGCGTTATATTCCAAACATGACCAGCTACGAGGAGGCAAAAGTCAAGTTGAATGAGTTTTTCTTGCCCAAGGAAAATTCAACATATGAGCGTCATCTGCTTCGACAGATGCAACAAAAAGTGGGTGAGAGCATCGACGCTTTCACTATCAGGCTCAGGGTCCAAGCGGAACGCTGCGGTTTTGGTGACAGATTGGATGAAAATATCAAGGACCAAATCATTCAGAACTGTCAATTAGCTGCTCTCCGTCGCGAGTTACTGAAGCGAGGTGATGTAAGTCTGGAAGAGGTGCTAGATACGgctaaaattttcgaaaccgTCGCCCAGCAAGAGAAATCCTTCGCTAATGGAGATGGAATGAAAACTCCAGTTAATGATGTCAACAAGGTCGATCTAACACCTTCCCTCGGCAAGAGGATGCGGTTTGCTGATCCAAGTCAATTCGAGTGTCATCGTTGTGGATTCGTAGGACACCTAGCTAAAGACGACTCATGTCCGGCAAGAGGAAAAACCTGTAACAAGTGTCTCGTCAAAAATCATTTTGCGAAGAAGTGTCGTACAAGACAGCCGATTAAACCGAAAAGTTATCCCAAGAGCGAACGCACAGGAAGGATTCTCACGGCAAATCCAAGGACCAGTAAGGACGAAGACTCACATACGGTGAAACACATCGCTGAGGATTTGGTTGACGGCATCGCGGAATACGTTTTTAATGTGACATCTTGTGACGGCAACGGTGAGATGCGGTGTGAAATTGGCGGAGTACCTGTGTTTGCTGTGATCGACTCGGGCTCGAAATATAACATGCTGAGCCAGTCGAATTGGGAGCAACTCAAAATCAATAAAGTGGTTGTATCAAACCAGCGACGTGAATCACTCATGGAGTTTAAAGCATATGGAGGGCAATCACTTCCTTTGATTGGCGCTTTCAATGCGATTCTCAAAGTGGGAAGCGTGAATACCATGGCCGAGTTCTATGTGGTGAAAGGCAACGGCAAAATATTGATCGGACGCGATACTGCAACATCAATGGGAGTTCTAAGGATCAGTGCCCCTGTCAACGAAGTTGAAGCCAACAGATGCAGTAAGCTGGGAACCATCAAGGACGTTATTGTAGACATTCCGATCAGAACTGATGTAACACCGGTTGTTCAACCGTACCACCGTATACCAGTGGCACTGGAGAAATTGGTCGACAAGAAAATTGATGAGCTGCTACATAAGGGTATTATTGAGCAAGTGAATGAACCAGCGAAATGGGTATCCCCTGTGGTCGTAGTACCCAAGGGCGATGGCAGCGATGTACGCATTTGCGTCGATATGCGTCGGGCGAATGAGGCGGTTGAGAGGGAAAATCACCCTCTACCGACAATCGAAGATTTCCTGCCCCACCTGGCGAAAGCTAAAGTATTTTCTCGTTTGGATGTCGAAAGTGCTTTCCACCAG ATAGAGATATCCCGAAGCTCCCGTGAGATCACGACATTCATCACAAACAGAGGTTTGTTCCGCTATACCCGGCTTATGTTTGGTATCAACTGCGCTCCTGAACTGTTCCAAAAAACCATGGAACAGATTCTGAGCGGATGCGACGGCTGCGTAGTTTTTATCGATGACGTTATGGTATTCGGCGCTAATCAAGCGGAACACGATTTGCGATTGGAAAAGGTTCGTCAGAGGCTGCAGGAACGGAATGTCGCCCTAAATGAAGGTAAATGTGTTTATGATGTACCGGAAATAAAGTTTTTGTGTCATGTGTTGTCCGTTGATGGAATTAAACCAGATACAGACAAATTAGAAGGAATCCGCAATTTTCGGGAGCCAAAAACAGGGGAAGAGGTTAGAAGCTTCTTAGGCCTCGTGAATTACcttggaaaatttattccggATTTGGCGACATTGACTTTTCCGCTCCGGCAGTTGACGAAACAGAAACAACCTTTTGTTTGGGGCTGTGCACAACAAGAGGCATTTGTGAAATTGAAGGATTATATGATTTGTCCGACTACGTTGGGATATTTCGATGTTGATGATAGAACCCAACTGGTAGCCGATGCCAGCCCGGTTGGCTTGAGGGCTGTTCTAATACAGATTAATAGACAAGGTGCTAGGATCATAGCTTACGCTAGTAAGAGCTTATCAGATGTAGAGAAACGATATGCGCAGATTGAGAAGGAAGCGTTAGCTCTTGTGTGGGCGGTCGAacacttccatttttatttgtatggtcgGTCGTTCGAACTAATAACGGATCATAAGCCTTTAGAGGCTATCTTCAGCCCAAAATCTAAACCTTGCGCAAGGATTCAGAGGTGGGTGGTTCGTCTACAGGCGTACAAAGCAAAAGTGATCTATCGACCCGGCAAAACAAATATTGCTGACCCACTGTCACGATTGGCTATCAAGGATAACGTTTCGGGTAAAACATTCGACGAATGCGCTGAATCCTATGTACATTGGGTTGCCTCAAATGCAATGCCGGTAGCTCTAAAGATCACAGAAATTGAGCAAGCCTCGGAATCGGACAAATCGATTCAATCTGTAAAAGATGGATTGGAACAAAATGTTTGGTCGGAAGATGCTAACCCATATAAGATTTTCGCTACGGAATTATGCTTTGCCGGTAACATCTTACTACGAGGAACGCGTATAGTCATACCAGAGGCCTTGAGACTACGGGTATTGGACCTGGCCCATGAGGGTCATCCTGGTATAACAATAATGAAACAGCGGTTACGCGCCAAGGTATGGTGGCCGAAGCTTGACACACAAGTCGAACGATATGTCAAAAACTGCCGAGGATGCATGCTGGTAGCTGCACCTCCTGCACCTGAGCCGATTAAGCGCAGAGAACTACCATCAGGACCATGGCAGCACATAGCCATCGACTTCCTTGAACCACTTCCCTCGGGCCATCATCTGTTAATTATTGTTGACTATTTCAGCCGCTATATAGAGATTGAAATTTTTACTAAGACAGCGGATTCCAGCGAGACAATCAAGCGGCTTGACCCGATTTTCGCGCGATTTGGCTTCCCATTTTCGATAACTTCAGACAATGGTCGTCAGTTTTCTAGTGGGGAATTCCAGAAATATTGTGATGGGCATGGTATCGAGCTAATCACCACAACATCGTACTGGCAGCAGCAGAACGGTGAAGTAGAGCGGCAGAACCGATCTATCTTGAAAAGGTTGTCCATTTGCGACGAACGGCAACTGGATCGATGA
- the LOC129780274 gene encoding uncharacterized protein LOC129780274: MIGASNADELTETKREIEHALSLHGFPLRKWASNNASVLEGIPEKDLEPLIQVGDQEVIKTLGIAWNPKTDVFQFISTKNIGETYEALTKRQMVSKILRLYDPIGLIQPVIITAKILMQELWTYNVSWDDDVPDQALSSWKKFEASLVELSKIEIPRMSTPSHTIALDLHGFSDASEKAYGCVIYLHAINLKGEESTNLLCSKSRVAPLKKVTLPRLELLAAALLAELTAKIKSILAGRISSEYYYSDSQVALSWIKSSNTRWGTFIRNRVQKIHSTTNPEHWKYISTKENPADMVSRGIPVRKLREAKLEFWLHGPECIRRRQYYLQSGYEYTAAAEQEEIKEPITRLVAATGKACEDLIAKYPHHHTHDKTVRHFAWLCRAINNMKKVNKDTGIRNEKRSGPLTTTELNEGLTLVVRIMQATIYPNEVAELRKTGKVPTKGPFQHLNAIVRNGVIHVTGRLHNAEMPISQKNPILIPKSHPFSRVIIQKIHEDRFHAGTDLVINEFRQRFWMRDLRRTVQGVIQRCILCAKARPRRLQQRMGQLPSPRVNESVAFTHTGVDLCGPFEVYLNQKSKCKTTAYACIFICFATKAVHLEVVEDQSTAAFISALLRFTSVRGIPEVIYSDNGRNFVGASRELNRLRRIYNNEVFQNKLVDIAATHRIRFSFIPPRSPSFGGLWEANIKVAKRLFSAAARGAQLNIMELQTLFYQVAAIMNSRPLTPVYTTPDSPTAITPGHFLIARPMLAVPIPTQSEDGSNLTTRWKRVQSQLEQFWRRWRDEYLHQLRDYAKWTKQQANVKVGQIVLIGDDHLPVARWPMGIVTQIHPGDDGVVRVAVVRTATGIYKRNVRTLAPLPVEEHTIQPIIEEYDNTADNEQQSQAEAIELEDDPPPQAPQMIWDGRLRPRPKGGRKWKYTKSDWVTTL, translated from the coding sequence ATGATTGGAGCGTCCAACGCAGATGAACTGACGGAGACGAAACGAGAAATAGAGCATGCATTGTCACTTCATGGATTTCCACTTCGAAAGTGGGCATCAAACAACGCAAGCGTACTGGAAGGAATTCCAGAGAAAGACTTGGAACCATTGATCCAAGTTGGTGACCAAGAGGTCATAAAGACATTGGGGATAGCCTGGAACCCCAAAACAGACGTGTTCCAGTTCATCAGTACGAAAAACATAGGTGAAACATACGAAGCGCTCACAAAGCGACAGATGGTCTCGAAGATTTTGAGACTGTATGACCCAATCGGATTGATACAACCTGTAATCATTACAGCTAAAATATTGATGCAAGAATTGTGGACTTATAACGTCAGCTGGGACGATGATGTTCCAGATCAAGCACTAAGCTCATGGAAGAAGTTCGAAGCTTCATTAGTGGAGCTCAGCAAGATAGAAATACCTCGGATGTCGACTCCGAGTCATACGATCGCACTAGATTTACACGGATTCAGTGACGCCTCCGAAAAGGCTTATGGATGCGTCATTTACTTACATGCAATCAACTTAAAAGGAGAAGAGAGTACGAATCTCTTATGTTCGAAATCGAGAGTGGCGCCTTTGAAGAAGGTCACTCTGCCCCGTCTGGAACTCTTGGCGGCGGCACTTCTAGCAGAACTAACTGCTAAAATAAAGAGCATTCTGGCCGGTCGAATCTCGTCGGAATATTACTACAGTGATTCACAAGTAGCGCTaagttggatcaaatcttcaaatacACGTTGGGGAACCTTCATTAGAAATAGAGTGCAGAAGATACACTCCACCACGAATCCAGAGcattggaaatatatatctaCGAAAGAAAATCCGGCTGATATGGTTTCGAGAGGAATTCCAGTCAGAAAATTACGCGAAGCAAAACTAGAATTTTGGTTACACGGACCGGAATGTATACGAAGAAGACAATATTATCTGCAGAGCGGCTACGAATACACTGCTGCTGCAGAACAGGAAGAGATTAAAGAACCAATAACACGATTGGTAGCAGCAACAGGAAAGGCATGCGAAGACTTAATCGCAAAATACCCGCACCATCACACTCATGACAAAACAGTAAGACACTTTGCATGGCTGTGTAGAGCCATAAACAATATGAAGAAGGTCAATAAAGACACAGGCATCAGAAACGAAAAGAGATCGGGCCCACTCACCACCACTGAATTGAATGAAGGACTAACACTCGTAGTCCGAATTATGCAAGCCACTATTTATCCAAATGAAGTAGCGGAATTACGAAAAACTGGGAAGGTGCCTACGAAAGGACCTTTCCAGCATCTCAACGCAATCGTCAGAAATGGAGTCATACATGTCACAGGGAGACTCCACAATGCAGAAATGCCCATCTCACAAAAGAATCCAATATTGATTCCCAAATCGCACCCATTTTCGAGggtaataattcaaaaaatacatgaGGATAGATTTCACGCCGGAACAGATCTGGTAATAAACGAATTTCGACAAAGATTTTGGATGAGGGATCTCCGAAGGACCGTACAAGGAGTCATTCAACGATGCATCTTATGTGCCAAAGCGCGGCCCAGACGTTTACAGCAACGAATGGGACAACTGCCCTCGCCCAGGGTAAATGAATCAGTAGCGTTCACTCACACGGGAGTGGACTTATGTGGGCCATTCGAAGTATATCtcaatcaaaaatcgaaatgcAAGACCACAGCATATGCTTGCATCTTCATATGTTTTGCGACCAAAGCAGTTCACCTAGAAGTCGTCGAAGATCAGTCGACGGCAGCGTTCATATCAGCACTTCTCCGTTTCACATCAGTGAGGGGAATACCCGAGGTTATTTACTCCGACAATGGGCGGAACTTTGTCGGGGCCAGCAGAGAACTCAATCGTTTACGAAGAATATATAacaatgaagtttttcaaaacaaattagttGATATTGCGGCAACTCACAGAataagattttcattcattccacCCCGAAGCCCCAGCTTTGGAGGACTTTGGGAAGCGAACATAAAGGTAGCCAAGCGGCTCTTTAGTGCAGCGGCCAGAGGAGCACAGCTAAACATCATGGAATTGCAGACACTGTTCTACCAAGTGGCCGCAATAATGAATTCGCGACCACTCACACCTGTTTACACGACGCCAGATTCACCGACCGCGATCACACCCGGTCATTTTTTGATAGCACGCCCAATGCTAGCCGTGCCCATCCCTACGCAGAGTGAGGATGGAAGCAATCTCACAACCAGATGGAAACGAGTACAATCGCAGCTCGAACAATTTTGGAGAAGATGGAGAGACGAGTATCTCCACCAGTTACGTGATTATGCAAAATGGACCAAGCAACAAGCCAACGTTAAGGTAGGCCAAATCGTATTGATCGGAGACGATCACCTTCCCGTAGCAAGGTGGCCTATGGGAATTGTCACACAAATACACCCTGGAGATGATGGAGTAGTCCGAGTGGCAGTAGTGCGAACCGCTACCGGAATTTACAAACGCAACGTGCGAACACTTGCTCCTCTACCAGTCGAGGAGCACACCATTCAACCCATTATAGAAGAGTATGACAACACAGCTGATAACGAACAGCAATCTCAAGCCGAAGCAATCGAACTAGAAGACGATCCCCCTCCCCAAGCACCCCAAATGATTTGGGACGGTAGACTACGCCCTCGTCCCAAAGGGGGGAGAAAATGGAAGTACACGAAATCAGATTGGGTGACGaccctatga